Part of the Plasmodium malariae genome assembly, contig: PmUG01_00_16, whole genome shotgun sequence genome is shown below.
AATGTTAATTCGTAAgcagaagaaaaaagataatttaaGAAATGAATATATCTCTTATATTTAGGCCATTTGCAGTattagatatttttttttttttgaaaaactattataatagaaatttagacatatatataaatgcacgAATTGTATTGATCCAACCAAGAAATTaagtttaaaatatttatcatgtATAAGTATTCTTAGTGTTTGCCTTACAGTGCATCCtcttttaaacatttttataacatttattattttttatatcattaaaaatttttttatatataatatgtgtcAAATGTAATAGGCTGATTATTTAATTCTAAGGAGGGATGAGGAACTGTATTACTTTCAGATGctttattttgaattttaatGTTTGTTTACGTACGAcaaaattcttaaaataaaagactgatataaaaggaaatgaatataaacctacttataattaaattattgttcttagtaatattttttttgtatatttaatgatattTACCTTTAtgttaaatgaaattatttgcCTAAAATCAACTAactgttttatatatataaatcattttcCTCCAACCAAGGTAATATGGAAATATATGGTAATACGCAcaatcaaaaaatatatattaaatagttttagtattttgcatatttaaatatgtttttacaatgtaatatattcttttgaaATAATTGAAGTATCCGttttaacatatatgttatatttttctagATTCATATAAATGTGAAATTAGTATTgctaaatatacataataaaaatatatactttatgtGAAAAAttcacatgtatatatgtttcatGCAAATTTGTATTAAACAAATGTCTAATTgcttaaaataatttatagaattaaaattaatataaattccTTGAgtgatattatttatatttttaacattgcaattttttttttttatggttgTGAGGgatcttttaaattatttttataaaatatatattatgaggATTATATGCTTTATAACTTCCATAAAGTAAGGATACTTTtggtaaatttaaaattgttttttatatttgaaatataaaattaagagtaaataataatatagttctcctttaaaaaatgaaatataaatagaacattatcaattatataaatcataaagctttatatttaaatgggaaatataaataacatttctccttttacattttttcttacgtaatttttgatttaattatcttcaataaaaattatataaataactataaaaaatatggttaTAACAAAAAACCGTATTCTATTTTACGCATGACCTAATTaaaatactatattattCTACCAAgattttacttatattaatgaattttataagaaaatcACACGATAactcatatattattattattttattttttatatttctttctaatatatatattaaattaaaaaaaaaaggtaaaataatttcataaatttataaaaactttttttagaAGTGATagtatatacttttatataaataaataatataaccttcaaaataattttaaaaataaaaaggatcaGTCTTTATATACCTCTCAaaggtatatttttttttgtgaattatatgatttattataaatcttatatttaaaatatattatatactacAAATGAGTGCACATGTTAATTCAGTGAATAATTGCAATTCtacaaataatattgaacgagattaaacaaaatattgttgtcattatttattattactagtTATACACTGTTTGTAATAGATAATATAGTTTTTAGCAATGGAGAATTTCCCAAAACGTAATTTTTACAAAGTAAGAATTATAAATTGGGAAATATTGTATATggtaataattcttttaaaatacaaaacagtgtattatctatattttctacattctatattctatatatactcaatatttctaaatatagaaaaattatttttattattttatatttttttttttgaacagaattataaaaagtttatttaatatgtttactataataaataaattatttatgtattttgaatttttgttaatgaattcattttctattattttaaataaaattgtatatttataataaacattaagataaatattttattatatatttcaaagtTATATTTCCATGTCTTTgctgtaaaaaaattatagatatataattttaattttgtttttacaaaaataaaagaaataaatataaataataatagggtcatttataataaaaagagtaTTGTATTATTGTCTATTATATGCTTTCTCAGTGTATTACcattctaaaaatatataacatggAAGAAAAAACGAAGTCATTGTTATATATTGGAATTGTTACATTCTTCATTTTATGTCGGATATGTCATATTAACGATGATATAgtactataataatatttaaatatatttatattttttgtatattttgttatttagtTTTGttagtttatatttttaccatGACATCCATTTGATGGactaataatttatttttttttttttagggaacattaaacaaatattttaatgagaACTACATGCATGAtagtaaattaaatatacgAAATTACCGATCtctagaaaaatataaacaggaTAAAGTTTCAAATAATGTATGGTTAAAAGAAGAGGTGCCAAATAATGGAACATGcgagaaaaaatatgtatctATTAATGAAAGAGTATCCCCAGGGAAAAAGAAACAATCAAATGGGTTTTCATCAAATAATTTGGGAGGCAATAAACAAgacatgaaaaataaatcttgtaTTTTTGAAACCAAACAATATAGCcgtttagaaaaaaaaatattcaaagaaatTGATTACGtagattttcttaaaaacaacAGAACAATTAGCAATAAGGTTTActttaaaacaatatataaaaaatatgtaccaCGATTTGCtttacctttattttttttacttttgttttttacatATCTCTTAGCCGATTTTTGGGGATGCGGACTTATAGGAATATTGTGTTATGTATTGAATAAAATTACACCTGATTGGTTAGAACCTTTACATGAATTGCTAAAGAAATCTGCTTTAGCCCCTTTTTTCAAATCTATTGGTAAATTACCAAGAGATCCCTCGACAGGTAGAAAAGTTCCGGACCACTTTTACGTAACAGGCTTTTTAggtctttttatatatttaattcctTTCATAATATTCGGTGTTACACTTATATTAAAAGTTGTTTACTACCATAagaaagttaaaaaatatcaaaaaattaaatttggaaaaaggtaaaaaatataaaactaaGTTTGTTCCcttatattatgaaatttttaatatgaagtAATACCTATAAGACCTCCAGTTGgttgtttaataaaaatcTGAAAAACTgcttaaaatttataaataatcgAATTTTTAGTTATTCTTTTTGATGTAcaacaatgaaaaataatgttgttatttttttttgtgaattttaaagttttaatattttaaaatatgtattttaatacGTTGATaatgtttaattaaaaattgcgATTAATGTGTGAGTTTGTATAAATGAATAGGcttctataaaaaatatacatttgcGAATTgagattaatatatattagtgtaattgttataatttttctatagttatatattaatatatatttccattaaaaaaagtagtattttatattttaactagTTGAAGTCTAATAGTATaatttaatgatataattaaaataatgtttcattacttttatgttaaaaatgaataaatcctttttatatttaatgaagaaaagtaaatatatgttgttttatttatatatttatgttaattttaaaatctaacatttgttatataaaataaattttatgggATATgagttaaatatttattataaaagtatCTATAACGAATATTTAGTTATTTTATCATGTTTTAAAagaggaaaagaaaatatattattaaataatatatttaataaacatgaattatttataatcgTTTAcgaaatttacatttataaataatttctatAAAATGAAGATTCCAAACCATTTAACTTTTAATTATTGCGCCTTGTAAGGGTTCTGGTTAGATTTTTGGAAGTTTAatcaaattatatttatttaaaaaatatatataaataaaccatatatatatatatatgtatttttttttttttttttttggtgaTTAAAGGCTAAATTTAATTGATTAAATgcaattatatattagtatgttatatattgggatgttttttcattttgatgtgccttttttcataaaaatattctccTAATAATGTGTtaaatatctatataaataaaaatgatccTTAagattaaagaaaataaatatataaacgttacattaatacaataataaGTAGGTATTTacttatgtattttttctcttttttatctttgtAAATGTATTATGATAAGTTTAAATATCATATTAAAGACGTGTATAAAATTGtgaatcatatatattaagaattaGTGAATTCACCaaattaataacaataatatttcaaacaaaacacaataaaaaaaaaaaaaattatttttgtatatatattttataagaaaaatgatattGGTCCTATTTATTACTTATGTTTTAATaacgtatattttaaaatttactccattttacttaaattgcataattacataagtataatgaatatgattataaatgaaaatatttttccagtgaatttaataaaaaaatttcacttATTAATCTCTATTTTTTACAGATTCtaatgaaatttataatataatataatatacatatatgctttAGTTATAACGCTTATGTACATTTCGTAAAGTATGTTTACTTCGTATAATAATCATTGTACCTTtattcttcaaaaaaaatattattagaaCGATCAGAAATGACATTAGAATATATGAAGAGTTATGCTAcaagaaatttaaaatattagtaataagaattttaatataaaaaatgattatggctattatttatttattttattatagtgttatttattacaataatatgttaaaatattttgtttaatatataagataTGTATATGGATAGATAGGGGCATTAAATCTATTGTAGCAACATGCGTTTTcaacaatattaatatttcttctagatatatataatgaattaaaaaattatattaaaatttaagaagTTGAATGTAAATGCTTTTAATTTAGAAATAACGATGTAAAGTAActgtaattaaaaattttattttttaaaagtaataatataaaaatagatgGTCAATCTTTATTTTccttcaaaatatatattactttttagaTTAGGTAGTaccatataaattttaatttttaattatattatagacTATAAATGATTGTATGTGTTCAAGGAATAACTAAAGTATTTATAGCAATAagtataatacaaaatatgaatttctaagtttatttccattattgttatatttttatattaaatactatttttttaaggatAATAACTCCtaaaatataatgcatataagtataattaaTGGTATAATGCCTTTAAAATTGGTAATTGTTCTCTTAATGTATAGAgggatatattatatgtatatatatttatatattctctacATTCTGCATAGTATATATACTCAATATTACacaaataagaaataatatatttattttttagtttagtacgaaaatggtaataaaaaaattaattagcgaattacattaaataaatagagtgtatatttttaatatttatgaattaattcaaattattttattataatgaaacatatattgcttttttcaattacagctaaaataaatattatataatacatgattaaatttatttttctttggGAAAGTTGCAAAGTACATTATAATTACTTATAATTCATTAAGTGTTTacgatataataaaatattataataaataaaaattaaataaatatatatagtattcttcattataaaagaatattatattattattaattttttactttttgaaTAAATCAATTTATGAAAGATTTAAATgatggaacaaaaaattaaattactcctttttataaacatttatatttttattcttttaacaTGGATATGCCGTTCTAAGAATGATGtggtataataataaaatataagcatattttttattatttatatttgtaatgttttgtttttattaacattgttgtttagtattatttatttaattatataataaatatttgcatCGTTATTATAGAGTACATTTAGTAAATCCAAGTATGAGAACTGTAGCCTTGGTAGAAAATTAAAGACAAGAAATTATCGATCactagcaaaatataaacaaaataatgatttaaataatgtttGTTTAAAAGAAGATGTATCAAATAATGTACAGtgcgaaaaaaaagatatatctaataaagaaaaaaacagaaaatcGAATAGGAATTTACTAAATAAAGCACAATACTATACAGATGTTATAGACtataataatggaatgttTGATGGTAAGCActtccattttgaaaaaaagttGATCAAAAAACAATGTTATGATGATTATCttgataaaaacaaaaaaattagtaatatagctttaaaaaaaataaaatttaaaagttatGGATTTGGAATTGctatatttatacttttctTCTTATTGGGAATTGGATTACCCATATTACGTGGATTAGATTTGGGTAAGAACCCCATTTTGAGAACTTTTAGTTATTTGTGGGAACATATAGAAGGCAAACTGGATGAATCATTAAAATCCTTAGGCgtagaaaaattttttctaataatatttttggtATCTATCGTAGTACTAGGTgctataattatattaactatccctaaaatattaagaaataatgaaaaatataaaaaaataaagttgaTGActgagtaaaata
Proteins encoded:
- the PmUG01_00034300 gene encoding fam-m protein, which gives rise to MMEQKIKLLLFINIYIFILLTWICRSKNDVSTFSKSKYENCSLGRKLKTRNYRSLAKYKQNNDLNNVCLKEDVSNNVQCEKKDISNKEKNRKSNRNLLNKAQYYTDVIDYNNGMFDGKHFHFEKKLIKKQCYDDYLDKNKKISNIALKKIKFKSYGFGIAIFILFFLLGIGLPILRGLDLGKNPILRTFSYLWEHIEGKLDESLKSLGVEKFFLIIFLVSIVVLGAIIILTIPKILRNNEKYKKIKLMTE
- the PmUG01_00034200 gene encoding fam-l protein, producing the protein MEEKTKSLLYIGIVTFFILCRICHINDDIGTLNKYFNENYMHDSKLNIRNYRSLEKYKQDKVSNNVWLKEEVPNNGTCEKKYVSINERVSPGKKKQSNGFSSNNLGGNKQDMKNKSCIFETKQYSRLEKKIFKEIDYVDFLKNNRTISNKVYFKTIYKKYVPRFALPLFFLLLFFTYLLADFWGCGLIGILCYVLNKITPDWLEPLHELLKKSALAPFFKSIGKLPRDPSTGRKVPDHFYVTGFLGLFIYLIPFIIFGVTLILKVVYYHKKVKKYQKIKFGKR